TAGAACTAATTAATGTGGTGGCAATAAAAGACCAACCGTCCAAAACCCGCCACAATGCCAGCCGTGCCCACGTACCCAGCGCGCGCTCCGGCCTCGAAACGAGACACCGGTGTCCCGATGAATACACGTTATATTAGCGCATAACAGGACAACGGGGTGCAGGCGCACTTCCAGCGGCCTCCGTGGGGCGGGTTATGGGGAACGGGCCGTGGGAGGTTTAACCTGGCCTACTTATTCACAGGTCGCTGTTCTAGGCAACACAAAGGCAGGACGCCGAGCGCATAAGACCAGACCTCTAAACCGAGCGGTACCTTCCTCCTCTGAGAGTCATCGCCATCAGTTCCCTCAGTCACAGTGAGTATTAGGACGGAGCGCCTAGCTTTTGTCTTGATTCTTATTGGCCTATGTAACGGGGTAATAGTGCCTATTTTATAATTTAACTCAAATCATTCAGACTTGCTTTtggatggtttttttttttttggttgtatGTTTAGTTTTTTGCTTGTTAGTTTTTACTTGCCCTACTTTAGCAAATGTTTTAAGAGTCTGTCATGCATCGAGTCTTTGGAGtttggagaaaaataaaaagattATTAAATGAGAAAATTAATATATACTCTTATTTTATACGTATAaatgttaagcaaaataaaaactttaaaatagaaaatattgaaatattaAACAGTAGTCATTTGTGGCTTTACAGTAAATGTAAGTATCATTTTATATAGAAAGTGAGAATGAAGGCTGCTGCAGTAGCTGCTCTGGGCCTGCTGGGGGCACTATGTCTATGCGTAAATGCAGACACATACAGTGCCATAGACTTCGTCCGCAGGAGTGCAGGTGAACTTCTCTTGCTGTGCGCTACTTTATCACTCTACAGACACTCTATAGCCAGTGTATGGATGAGAACCCTGATTTTCTTGTGTGCTCTTCCCCAGTCAACTGGACAGGGAGTCTGCCTTGTGGCCTGTGGGACTGCAACTGTGAGTTCCAGCAGCCTAAAGGTTGCTGCTGCGTGAGCTCAGCCCTCGACCAACTCCTGCAGGCCACGTTCACACGCATGGTGAGCTTGTGGGAGCGCCTGGAAAGTCTCAACCAGCAGATCGATTTGATCGCAGGTAACACAGGGGTAAAGAAGCTCAAAGGAgacctttttttttatttttacccaATCAAAACGTTTGTTTTGAGTTTTGCCTCCCGCCCTCTCCACCAGGTGGACGTAACATAGCGTTTTCTGCATCAATGATGTCGACACCTCTATGTTTTGGGCCTTACAACAAGAACGTTTCCATTCCTTACCAGAACGTCACACTGAATCACGGCCATGGGTATAATCCAGCATTGGGTAAGCACAGCCTATTGTCCCAATACAAAGTGAAAAGACATACTACACCAACATACTCCCAACAGCTCCACCACCAATACATCATGTAGTTTCTTTTCTTTGTAAGGATTGCAATCCACTGTGTCCTATCTCAGAATATTATTCGTTTTCCTGTCCAAAACATAACAGAGCGTAATTCCTCTCCATAACCGTGGCGATTCATAAACCTCTTCTCACAGGTACCTTCACAGCAACCCGCGATGGCCTCTACTTCTTCAGCTACACCGTCTACTCAAACGTCGGCTTGGCAGGCGAGCGCATCTTGTACAAGACCCAGCTGGTGATGGACGGCCAGgtggtctcctcctcctgggAGGACAATCGGGAAGATTCGGAGGACAGCGCCACACAGACGGTGCTACTGAAGCTGAGCCAAGGTAACCAGGTGTACGTCGAGCTGGTCTTCGGGAGGATATTGTGCGGCGACACACAGGGTTTCAACTCCTTCAGCGGATACCTGGTCTACCCGACGCACGACATGTGAGAGGGAGGTTGACAGGCTTGTACCCAAGGCGCTGCTCACAGGATGTAACCAATCACCCAAAGCATCAGGTGATGAGATTCAGCAATGAGACGTTCAATGCAGCCGTCGCTGTTTTGAAGCTTCACAAGCAACGTCGTGGGAGGTCTGACATTACATCACTGTCATGTACAGTAATTCTTCATCATCTTTGTAAAATTATATTAGTgtatttcaatttttttttcttccagtcTTTTTTTTGGTGGATGGAGTAAAACCTTACTTTGGTACAAACCTCAGAAACGTCACCGTCACATCTGTTAGAGTGACAAGGGGGTGGGGATAAGAAATGACCACATGTTGATCTGCCCTCATTATAATTACAATAAAGAGCTGCAAAATATTGTATTTTACTGTTGTTTTAATAAACTGTACAGCTAACTACACAAGTCTTCTAGACTAGAAGAATATTAACGTCCATTCTGCTGAGCTTTCGCCAGCAGGAGGTCCATGTACGCTCCATCAATCAGGTCCTCATTCTTCACACCCAGGTCCTGCATCAGCTGGTGGGCAATGGTAACTCCTTCTTCTGTGGTCTGGTTTTCTTTCATGACTACCTAAATGAATGTACACCCACACAAGTGCATGCACAGGTCAGGAACCAGGCAGTATACTGTGAAGCTGGATTTAGGGGGTGAGCACGCGAAGTTGTTTGATTAATTTTAGTTCAAAACAAACTTTGCCAGTGATGTTTTGTAGAATTTTACTCAAGACCAAGGCATCGAAGGTCATGCCACCATTGCAAAGCACACTGATTTGGCACAGGGTACCGAACTATAACCATATGACTAACCACATGACTAATGATTCCTGAAGCAACACTGGATGGGGGTGTTTCACATGTTTTCATTTTCACACAAAAAGTTGTTTTAATAAAACAACTATAAAAATTTCAATGACACATTCGTTTCCCACTCACTGACGCTTCTCTCACTGATGAGCTTGAAATACCTCGAGCTCCATGAAGTCTCCCAGGCCGTCCACACAGTCGACGTGCACTCGGGTCTGGCCCACCATGTACAACCGACGCTCCTTCTTCACCTGGCCCAGCTGGCCCAGAGCATCGGACAggaccctctacacaccacaaacaccagaGCCAGGAAGACACGATGACCAGTGAGCACACTTCAAAcactttaaaataaaatgtaaatatatgctGTATGATTCACCATTGCACTATAAAGGATACACTATCATCTGCATAGTGTCTACGAATATTTTCGTagtcaaataaaaataaaaaacgaaTGGTCGCGTGCTTACACCCAGTCCTCGTGGGTCATTTGTCGGAGATATGGAGTAATTTGAGAGTTTGGGCCCATCCATGTCTGGTCTCTCATAGAATATCAACTGCCCACTTCCATCCTGAACAGGGGAGTGACACGTGAtttatgtttatgtttacaATGTTTATGTTTACATAACGTTCTCTCCACCATTATACAGCGATGCTAAGAGAGCGTTTCATTTGATCTGTCATATCTGTTCGTTGAACCTTAAGTGACTCACTAGGAAGTCCCTCAGTTTGAGACGTCCCCTTCCCACTTTGAAAAACGTGTCCATCTGCTGGACAACTGTCCCGTCCGAGCCGCTCAGCTCTTGCGCACGCTGCGTCAAATACTTGCGGTCACGCACCGTGGCCTTTATCTCCACGTTGGATGGCATCTCTGCAAATGTGTTGATTTTGAACCAACGTGAGTGACTCGAAATAGTGAACATTAAAATACATGCTACATAAAACCGTCGAATATATTAGACCCAGTTTTATATCAGGAAATCCCATTTTTCATTACAAAGCCATTCTGTGATACTATATAGCCAAAGCAATATTCTCTCAACCAACATATCAGCTATTACTGAGATGCAAAGATTATAAATGGACTTCAAGTACAAAACCACAACGAACTTTACGATAAAGACAGATTTGCTTGCATAATACACTCATATATTTAGAGGCAAACCTCTGGACAGGAAACCACGAGCACAGAAGATACGCGCGTACTTTCGCGGCGAATATTTGCCTTAGGAAGGACGAATACATCCGCTTCACTCTCATTTCAGAATTAAAGTCCCAAGGAATAAAACTGTTATATTAGTTGGCCGATATCAAAGCTACGTCTTTAAAGTACACAAATGTACGTTCAAAGAATGTACCTGAAGATGTACGTGAACGGATATGTTTGAGCAATACCTTTTCCGCATCATGTGTCGAGCTCATTTGAATTAGATTGTTGCCAAAGACATAAAAAATAATTTTCTTACGACCGCAACATAGGGTAGCATGTTTATCCTTTCTCGAAAGGTTACTATTAGGTCTACACTAAAAATAATATTCCAAGGAGAATCCAAAATTCACAATTAATTCACAATGTTTGCCTGTGTATGAAATTGGTAACCCTAAAGCTGGAAGCTTTTCCAGGGCCAGAAAACTCCTGAGTTTTATTAGTTTCTCATTCTGTAATAGTGGTCTGCATTTGGACATTTTTCTATATTTGTTAggcttgcttgtgtgtgtgtgtgtgtgtgtgtgtgtgtgtgtgtgtgtgtgtgtgtgtgtgtgtgtgtgtgtgtgtgtgtgtgtgtgtgaaaaagagagagagactcctcCTAAATAGCAAACAGAATGAAGCTCACTCCTTTTCTTACTGTTCACTTTTCCTCCCTCTTTCCTTATCTGCCATGAGGGGAAGTGTTGCGCTGAGTGTAACATCCTGTATGGGCTGGGCGAacaagtgagagagacagacagacagacagacaggtggatAGCAGCATATAGCAAGTCTCCCTGTATCTCCTCTATCTACTGctgtggaactgccacccagactgtGGAGGATATTCCAGCGAGTGGCATGACGACGTGAGGACGCCTGGACGTGAGGACGCCTGGACGTGAGGACACCTGGTCAAACCCAGGTGAGTGGGAAGAGTGGGCTGAGCCTCAGTTAGAGGGCGCTATGTGTTCTGGGAAAGCACAGATGTCTCTTCTAGGGGTTAATGGAGTTGAAATAATGGAGTTGAAAGAGTTGCTCTTAAAGCTTTCAATACTTTCAATACTTATGCAAATGTGGACTGTCTGGACACCTGTCCTGGATCCTGTTCCAGTAGTGATAACATTCCTATGTGCCACTACTCAATGCATGGCAGGCGTCCCATAGCCATTATGTATAGATCACCAATATGCAAATCAGATGACTGGTATGCAGGAAACATGCACATATAGGCACTGTATCAAGTATAACTGAAATGGTTCATAACTCAGAGGATCTACCTGGCATGACTGTTGTAGTGGCTGGGATagatataaatattaatattttcACAGCTGTTGGTCAGAATATAATGCACTATAACTGCATTATATGAGATCATAAAAAATGATATCAGTATGTTTCTAACCAAAATGTTTACAATGTCTTGCTAAGTTATTGTCAAATTCCATATTAAGGTACAAGATACAATGTACTGAGAGGTTATGTTCCTGCAAGTATATAGTTTTACATTATAATATGTTTTCTATAATTTCAACAGGATATTTTAACAAAATTAAATATCCAGTTAATTGGCTGGATATTCAGCCTTTGTTTCCATGTCCTCTTTGTTCAACTCCTGTATGTCTAATGGGTGTATTTCTGCTAGGCATCCTTGTTGAAAATCAACTTATTTTGCTCAGTGTTGCAGGGTGTATTTTAcagaccacagagagagagagggagagagagggagggaaggaggaagagggggagggagagtaaaaggaagagagtgagggagagagagagggagagagtatgaCTCACGTCTGTGGTTTTGTGCGTGCCCCCTGTGTTTTGTCCTGGAGTCTTCTCTATGGGGATCTCTTTATATTTGTTATGTCTCACACTGTTCCTAATGAGGTCTTATGGTCCAGGCTGTTGACTCCTCCGGTTAACTCAACCTGTTGCCTTATCAGCCTGTATTTAGAATGATTTTCAGGGGTCACAAGAAGCCGACGGGTGAAACATCCCCGTTTACCGTGCGCTGCGCTTCGTCCGTGCACGTCTTTAAGGCCCGAGAGTTTATGAGGACGCGAGCCGAGGATGACTACGATGATGAAGAAGAGTGAAGGTGAGGACAGCGCAACGCTGATCGCCCTCTCAGAGCAGCCAGACAACAGCTACGGAAGCATGGATACGAGtgaggtacgtgtgtgtgtgtgtgtgtgtgtgtgtgtgtgtgtgtgtgtgtgtgtgtgtgtgtgtgtgtgtgtgtgtgtgtaagagagagagagtgatgaaaGGAGGATTATAAACATATAGATTTATAGACTATAGGGGTTTCAGTTATGACATTTGTGATATTTAACTaccctacctgcttgcctacaaccaagcATGGACGTGCAGAAGAAAGATGAATAATAACtcaaatatctgactccaaaatATAGTTAGTAGGAATCTAAGGGAACTGTCTTCTCAAACAGCTCAGTGCTGGTTATTAAAAGATGTTAGCATACATTTACCTTTATCTGATACTAATTATGAACTCATCTGGCCCACTACAGCTATAACCAAGGGAGATTGTGAttacacaattaaccagatttatttAACAACCAACAAAATATTCAACAACAGAACAACTATTCTAAATTAAAGTAACACAAGGTAACATACCCAATGGAAACAGAGAAATACACATCTCAAAGTGCCTCAAGGTGTGAGGAAAGAATAGCCCCAAGATCGTATGATAAGAGACCCTCCACCAAAATCCTCTCCCTTTAGGACTCCACAGCATATCAAAGGCACAGAAATTATACAAACTAGGtcaaccaatgggaatcagatCGAAGGTATAGAAATCAGAGTACATTTGTATGCAGAGTGCACACAGGACCCCTAATCTTTTGGGTGACGTTTACAATCTTTCCCAGTAAGTGAGGTAACACAACCTGTGAGACTATACTAAAGATGCCACCTTTGTCACAAAACAACATGCTGCACAATGAGTCTAAACATGCCACACCAGCACAATATTATAACCAAAATACAAATGGTTTTTTTCCCATTTCTATGGCAATTTCTTAAGGCACGCTTCCCCCCCTGGGCCTATCTGCCCCCCAGGGAAGGGCAGCCAcatcctgcatcccccacaggatATTTGCCTGTGCAACTAATGAAGGACCTCTGGTCGAAAaagtcctgtttctctggaaacttgtagtttgtacttcactacaatttctctctctctctctctctctctctctctctctctctccctatatatatatatatatatatatatacagagagagagagagagagagagagagagagagagaaataagcAGAGCAGTAGTATGAATTCAGTTGTGTAGTGCATTTGATATGTATGTTGTTGTTATGTGAATATTCTCTACAGTTTCCCCAGAAGGACAGAAATGTATTTAGTGATGGCGTCACGCGCATTGGTGAGTGTCCAGGAGAAGTTTCTTGTTTCCATGGAATTTGAGCTTGTTTATTTTGTCATGGCACAGTAATGCtagatgtatttattttaaataacatattcattacgtgtgtgtgtgtgtgtgtgtgtgtgtgtgtgtgtgtgtgtgtgtgtgtgtgtgtgtgatcgtgGGCTTACTGGAGGAGTTAACAGATGGGAGCATTCATCACATTGTGTGCAGTGTTCAGATAGGCCTTGCTTCCGTCCCAATAGCAGTATCGCTCTCCACAGTGCTCTAAAGAGTTTCCCTAATGAGCAAGGCCCTCCCTACTACACACTGCTGTTTAGTTTTCTATAAACATTTGGAAACAGGCAACCCTTAAGAAATAATCCATGTTACACAGCTATCACAACTGATGCATAGATATGCCAGATTATGCTTTCACAGGTCAGGTTTGCTGCACCACATGTGTATGATAAAATGTTAATAGGTTATATCTCTGGTGATCTGTGAACAGATTTTGTGCTAGTCTGGGATGAACCTGTAAGTTACTCAAAGCCTGTTAAACCAGAGGATACCTCATCTGAAACCAGCCGAGACGTCCACAACAAATGGAGGACAGAATTCCTGTCCAAGCTGCGAAACGCAGGCCTCCGTCAGGAGATGGTCAGTTACCAGAGGTTAAAGTTCAAAGGTCACATGTCTGCCTACAATTAGCTCAAGTGACCTTGGACTAGTCGCTTCTATAAGTCGCTTAACATCATACTATTCTTTAAGATTACTTAAGTGTCCAGGATTCAGCTTAATTATTATCTATATTAAATAATGAATCCAAATGTTTGGCCACACTAGGCTAGCTTAGTCAGATTAAACATCCTGATTTACTCAGACATTTTTTCTCTTTGCTTAATACAAGTTCCAAGATGATTAAAGTACTTTAGGTAAAATAACTATGGAAAACAATTAGgttaaaatttttatttattcacgtTAACGTAGGCAACTGTGGAACTGTGAACTGAACTGTGAACAAAATTACGTAAACAACATTCCTGCACGAGTTAGTTCGGTATTTATGAATGCGctaattacatttttataaaacttttttaaataaaaacttAGTAAATTAACATCATGTCATCTCTCAGAAAGAAGTTGTGCTCGGTGAGACAAAGACAACGTTTGTCCTCTTGAGCGCCCCCTGGAGTGTGCTGTGTTATTACGCTGAGGAGATCAGCCTTCGGGTTCCACTCCAGGTAAACCAAGAGTGACACATTGGTGACATGAACAATTCTGAATTGATTACACAGAAGGGATATGgtcactcaacacacacacatacacacacacacacacacacacacacacacacacacacacacacacacacacacacacacacacacacacagcatatgtATATATAGCAGATATAAAATAAAACTACTGGTGTGGCTGTACCACAGGTCGAGACAACTCAAGAATCCAACTGGTCAGAAAACATACTGGGAAAGTTACACATCCCTAATATTCTAGCCCAGCAAGTGCCGAACCCTCCACCTGACTACTACACCTGCCAGTTCCGAGCTAAGAAGCTAGAAAGGTACAGTGTGGTGTTTCTGTCCTGGTCTCTCTGTGGGATTTGGAGTACATGGTTTTAACTCAGTGCAGGATGAAAAAATGTAGGAGTGTCAGTGGTTGAGAGGTGGTTTAAGGGTCACTTAGTGCCCTGTTCATACAGAGTAGTGTTGACATAGTGTACACCTCTGCCATTTCCTTAaagggaatacacacacacacacacacacacacacacacacacacactcaaaatgtATCACACCCCTATATCTTCTTGTAGGTTTCTTGGACATGAGAACAGAGACACTTTCTTCAAGACGACACAGAGACATCAAATTGTGAGTTTGGACATTTGATCAAATAAATCAGCTGATTGAACTGCAGCATGTTAGTGAGGTGTGTCATGTTTGCGTAGAGCC
This sequence is a window from Brachyhypopomus gauderio isolate BG-103 chromosome 16, BGAUD_0.2, whole genome shotgun sequence. Protein-coding genes within it:
- the LOC143477734 gene encoding uncharacterized protein LOC143477734 encodes the protein MPSNVEIKATVRDRKYLTQRAQELSGSDGTVVQQMDTFFKVGRGRLKLRDFLDGSGQLIFYERPDMDGPKLSNYSISPTNDPRGLGRVLSDALGQLGQVKKERRLYMVGQTRVHVDCVDGLGDFMELEVVMKENQTTEEGVTIAHQLMQDLGVKNEDLIDGAYMDLLLAKAQQNGR
- the cbln18 gene encoding cerebellin 18, producing the protein MKAAAVAALGLLGALCLCVNADTYSAIDFVRRSAVNWTGSLPCGLWDCNCEFQQPKGCCCVSSALDQLLQATFTRMVSLWERLESLNQQIDLIAGGRNIAFSASMMSTPLCFGPYNKNVSIPYQNVTLNHGHGYNPALGTFTATRDGLYFFSYTVYSNVGLAGERILYKTQLVMDGQVVSSSWEDNREDSEDSATQTVLLKLSQGNQVYVELVFGRILCGDTQGFNSFSGYLVYPTHDM